The Pectinophora gossypiella unplaced genomic scaffold, ilPecGoss1.1 Pgos_46, whole genome shotgun sequence genome has a segment encoding these proteins:
- the LOC126381339 gene encoding uncharacterized protein LOC126381339 isoform X1, with product MNSAIGNLPCYEVGSDWRVFKERLKIWLDVNTVKQESKEFSKSEWHRAVLRSALNETAYKLVRELIAPKTVTELSYDEIITAIDKHLLPKKSLFAERHHFHSATQRVGEEYAHWAARVRRLSTDCEFGSVVDEMLRDRFILGMQPGAERNKLFLEEPKALTLNKALDIAVSVHSARQAARQSESAPAASAVGTAQAQLALADVYRVAASSSSGVQCDVCGYKNHNAEKCRFKGYKCKNCGLKGHLKRMCKSDKRVNMLQVQSSDGSNDDDDIGTLNTQRRINHRRSYCLDVIYEQDWMA from the exons atgaACAGTGCTATCGGGAATTTACCTTGTTACGAAGTAGGAAGTGATTGGCGAGTTTTTAAGGAAAGATTAAAAATTTGGTTAGATGTGAATACCGTCAAACAAGAAAGCAAGGAATTTTCGAAGAGCGAATGGCACCGGGCTGTGTTACGCAGCGCACTCAACGAAACGGCGTATAAGTTGGTACGCGAATTAATTGCTCCGAAAACAGTGACGGAGTTGTCGTATGACGAGATTATAACTGCAATAGACAAGCACCTTTTGCCAAAAAAATCTCTGTTTGCGGAGCGGCACCACTTTCACAGTGCGACACAGAGAGTTGGCGAGGAATATGCACATTGGGCCGCACGAGTTCGTCGCTTGTCTACGGATTGCGAGTTTGGTTCAGTTGTCGATGAAATGTTGCGGGATCGCTTTATACTGGGTATGCAACCTGGTGCGGAACGCAATAAATTGTTCTTAGAAGAACCGAAAGCGTTGACGCTGAATAAAGCACTCGACATAGCTGTGTCGGTACACAGCGCGAGACAAGCGGCGAGGCAGTCAGAGTCGGCGCCGGCGGCGTCGGCAGTGGGTACAGCGCAGGCGCAGCTCGCACTTGCGGACGTGTATAGGGTTGCTGCAAGTTCGTCTAGCGGTGTACAGTGTGATGTGTGCGGGTATAAAAATCACAATGCCGAAAAGTGCAGATTTAAAGGCTACAAGTGTAAAAATTGCGGGCTTAAGGGCCATTTAAAGCGCATGTGTAAAAGCGATAAGCGCGTAAATATGTTACAAGTTCAATCTTCTGACGGAAGTAACGATGATGACG ATATAGGAACTCTAAACACACAACGACGGATAAATCACCGGCGGAGCTATTGTTTGGACGTAATTTACGAACAAGACTGGATGGCTTGA
- the LOC126381339 gene encoding uncharacterized protein LOC126381339 isoform X2, which produces MNSAIGNLPCYEVGSDWRVFKERLKIWLDVNTVKQESKEFSKSEWHRAVLRSALNETAYKLVRELIAPKTVTELSYDEIITAIDKHLLPKKSLFAERHHFHSATQRVGEEYAHWAARVRRLSTDCEFGSVVDEMLRDRFILGMQPGAERNKLFLEEPKALTLNKALDIAVSVHSARQAARQSESAPAASAVGTAQAQLALADVYRVAASSSSGVQCDVCGYKNHNAEKCRFKGYKCKNCGLKGHLKRMCKSDKRVNMLQVQSSDGSNDDDVFAN; this is translated from the exons atgaACAGTGCTATCGGGAATTTACCTTGTTACGAAGTAGGAAGTGATTGGCGAGTTTTTAAGGAAAGATTAAAAATTTGGTTAGATGTGAATACCGTCAAACAAGAAAGCAAGGAATTTTCGAAGAGCGAATGGCACCGGGCTGTGTTACGCAGCGCACTCAACGAAACGGCGTATAAGTTGGTACGCGAATTAATTGCTCCGAAAACAGTGACGGAGTTGTCGTATGACGAGATTATAACTGCAATAGACAAGCACCTTTTGCCAAAAAAATCTCTGTTTGCGGAGCGGCACCACTTTCACAGTGCGACACAGAGAGTTGGCGAGGAATATGCACATTGGGCCGCACGAGTTCGTCGCTTGTCTACGGATTGCGAGTTTGGTTCAGTTGTCGATGAAATGTTGCGGGATCGCTTTATACTGGGTATGCAACCTGGTGCGGAACGCAATAAATTGTTCTTAGAAGAACCGAAAGCGTTGACGCTGAATAAAGCACTCGACATAGCTGTGTCGGTACACAGCGCGAGACAAGCGGCGAGGCAGTCAGAGTCGGCGCCGGCGGCGTCGGCAGTGGGTACAGCGCAGGCGCAGCTCGCACTTGCGGACGTGTATAGGGTTGCTGCAAGTTCGTCTAGCGGTGTACAGTGTGATGTGTGCGGGTATAAAAATCACAATGCCGAAAAGTGCAGATTTAAAGGCTACAAGTGTAAAAATTGCGGGCTTAAGGGCCATTTAAAGCGCATGTGTAAAAGCGATAAGCGCGTAAATATGTTACAAGTTCAATCTTCTGACGGAAGTAACGATGATGACG TGTTTGCAAACTAA